The nucleotide sequence CCGAACTGGAGCGGCTGGTGGATATCAGCAACAACCTGATCGTCGAGGGCGGCGGTGTGTTTTCCGCCACCTTCCAGGGCAGCGTGGCCGTGCTCGACCAGGAGGCCGGCCGGCCCTACTGGACCAAGGACATGTCCACCTCCACCCAGATGGCCAGCGCCCTGGGCAGCCTGTTCGTGGCCGACAGTACCGGCCACGTATGGGCCATCGACCAGCGCACCGGCAACACCCTGTGGAAGCTGGACCTGCTTTATGGCCGCGGCCTGACTGGCGTGGCCGTGCAGCGCGGCCAGGTGGTGGTGGGCGATGCCGAGGGCTATCTGCACTGGATCGACGCTGCCAGCGGCCGGATTACCGCCCGCACCCGACACCATCGGAAGGGATTTGCCGCCGCACCGGTGGTTCGTGATGATGTGCTGTACGTGTATGGCCGGCGTGGCCGGCTGGCGGCCTACGTACTGGAAGATCGCTGACATCACACACCGGCGGCGGCCTTGACCGCCGTCTGTTGTTTAACGAGTGACACCCGCGCAGGCGGGTGTCCTGCTATCTGAGTGACCGAGTCTTAATGAAACCCGTGCTGGCCCTGGTGGGCCGTCCCAACGTGGGCAAGTCCACCCTGTTCAATCGCCTGACCCGCACCCGTGACGCGCTGGTGGCGGACATGCCCGGCCTGACCCGCGACCGTAAATACGGCCTCGGGCGTGGCGCCGACCGCCCCTACGTGGTGATCGACACCGGCGGTATCGGCGAAGGCCTGGAAGGCGTGGCCGAACCGACCACCGAGCAGGCGCGGCTGGCGCTGGCCGAGGCCGATGCCGTGCTGTTCCTGGTCGATGGCCGGGCCGGCCTGACCGTTGCGGACCAGCAACTGGCGCAGCTGATGCGCACCCTGAACAAGCCCGTGCACCTGGTGGTGAACAAGACCGACGGTCTGGACGAAGACTCCGCCATGGCCGAGTTCTACGCCCTGGGCCTGGGCGAAGTACACGCCATTGCCGCTGTGCACGGCCGGGGCGTGCGGCGCATGCTGGAAAACGTGCTGGCGCCATTCCCGTTGCCGCCGGAAGTCGATGCCGAAGAGCAGGCCGCCGATTCCGGCATCAAGGTGGCTGTGCTGGGCCGCCCGAACGTGGGCAAGTCCACCCTGGTGAACCGCCTGCTGGGCGAAGAACGTGTGGTGGTCTACGACATGGCCGGCACCACCCGCGACACCATCGAGATTCCCTACGAGCGCCACGGCAAGCGTTACACGCTGCTGGATACCGCCGGCATCCGCCGGCGCGGCAAGGTGTTCGAGGCGGTGGAAAAATTCTCCGTGATCAAGGCCATGCAGGCGATCGACGACGCCCATGTGGTGGTCATCGTGATCGACGCCCGCGAGGGCCTCACCGAACAGGACCTGCACCTGCTGGGCTATATCATCGAAGCCGGCCGCTCGGTGGTGATGGCGGTGAACAAGTGGGATGGTCTGTCAGTGGAACACCGGGAACAGGTCAAGGCCGAGCTGGGCCGCCGGCTGGAGTTTGCGCCCTGGATGCGCGTTCACACCATTTCCGCGCTGCACGGCACCGGTGTGGGCGACCTGTACCCGCTGATCGAGCGCGCCTGGGCGTCGGCGTTCCCGAAAGTCAGCACCAACAGCCTGACGCAAATGATGGAGGCCATCGTCGCCCGCCATCAGCCACCCATTGTGGGCCGCAACCGCATCAAACTGCGCTACGCGCACATTGGCGGCAGCAACCCGCCGCGCATCATCATCCACGGCAGCAAGGCCGATTCCGTGCCGGCGGGTTATCGGCGTTATCTGGAAAACCGCTTCCGTGAGCAACTGAAACTGGAAGGTACGCCGGTGCGGGTCGAGTTCAAGAGCAGCGAAAACCCCTATGAGGGCAAGAAAAACACCCTCACCGAGCGCCAGATCCGCCGCAAGAAACGCTTGATGAAACACGTGAAACGCTGACACCTTCATCGCGTGGTACGCCAAAAGGCGCTATAGCCGGCCTCTGGCTGAGAGTACACTGCCCCGAAATAATGATTGATCGGGGAGCTCATGCGAAGCCTGTTGCTTGTGCTGGTGATGTCCGCCTCCAGCCAGGGCGCGGTTGCCGCGCTGGACTGGCCGCCGGCCAGTGGACACGACGATGCGGGGGCGTCGGCCTCCGGCATGCCGGTGGTGCTCACCCCCGCGCGCTTGCGCCAGCCGCAGTCGGAAGTGCCGGCAAGCGTTACGGTCATTGATCGCAGCCTGATCGAGGCCAGCGGCGCGCGGGAAATCTACCAGTTGTTCCGTCTGGTGCCGGGCATGGCGGCACTGAAAGTGGACGGTAACGTCCCCACCGTCGCCTATCATGCCACCCAGGCCCGCGATACCCGCCGCATGCTGGTGCTGGTGGACGGCCGCTCGGTGTACCAGCCGGGCCTGTCACGGGTGCTGTGGAACGATATCCCGCTGGAAGTCGAGGACATCGAGCGCATCGAAGTCACCCGCGGCCCCAACGCCGCCGCCTACGGTGCCAACGCCTTTACCGGCATCATCAACATCATCAGCCGCCACCCGGAAGACGTGATCGGCACCACGGTGAGCATCCGTGGCGGCAACAATGGTGTGCGCGATGTGCGCCTGACCGACGGCCGGCGCTGGTCCGATGGCGGCCTGCGGCTGACCGCTGCGCGCCGTGCTGACGAGGGCTATGATGATGACATCCTCTACCTGGGCCGCCCCCTGCGCGATGCCAGGGAAGTGCACACCTTCAACCTGCGGCTGGCCCATCACCTGAACCTGCGCGACACGCTGGAAGTGTTTGCCGGTGGTGCCCGCACCGCGTTGCAGCGGCCGGTGGATTCCGGGTTGCTGACCTTTGTCGACTACACCCGGCTGCCGGAGGAAGACAACCGCTCCGGCTTCCTGCAACTGCGCTGGTCGCGCGAAATATCCGATCAGCACCAGCTGCGTGTGCAGACCTACGCCCAGTACACCCGTGCCGCCCTCTCGCAGAGTGTCTGCACGCTGGACCCGCTGACCGGCCTGCCGGGCCCGGGCGGCGGCGTGTTCTACAGCCGCGAGCTGCGCGACCTCTACAACGCCAATAACCGTGACCTGGACGCCACCCTGGCGGCGTTTCCCTCGGACCCGGCGGTGCTCAACCGTTACAGCACGCTCGCCGGCAGCGGGGCGGCGCCGTTCTGCCATGGGCTCGGACAGCAGGTGGAAGAGCAGCGCGCCGACCTGGAAATCGAGGACACGCTGCAACTGCATCGCCGGGTGCGCCTGGTCACCGGCGCGAACGTGCGCCAGGACCGTGCGGTTTCCCAGGTCTTCCTGCGCGGCACGCACGAAAACAACAGCCAGGCGCTGTTCAGCAACCTGGAGCTGATGCCGCTGGACCCGGTGCGCATCAACCTCGGCGGGTTCTACCAATGGGATGAGATCAACGGCAGTGAATTCAGTCCGCGCGCGGCGCTGATCTGGACTCCGGCGCCAGGCCATGGTGTGCGGCTGGTCTATTCGCGCGCCGTGCGCAGTGTGGACGTCTACGAGGATCAGGCCGACACCAGCATCCGGCCGGAGAAGCTGCCGGCGGACTACCGCGATAACGCCGTGGCGCTGCTCGGCTGGACACAGCCGGAACTGTTCCTGACCCAGCGCAGCGACGGCATGCTGAAATCCGAGCGCATCCGCTCACGTGAACTGGGTTATTTCGGTCGCATGGGGCAATTCGAGATTGATGTACGCTTCTTCAACGAGAGGCTCAGCGATCTGATCAGCCGTCCCGTGAACCCGTTTCAGTTTGAGGCCAGCAATGCCGATAGAGTGGATCATCGGGGTTGGGAAACCCAGCTCGCCTGGTGGCCGCACCGGCGACACCTGCTGCGGCTCACGGCGGCCCGGGTGCTGACCGAAGCGACCACCGGGTTTGAACGCCGTCTGATTGCCCGTAACAGTGGCAGTCTGTTGTGGCGTTACGATTTTGCTGATGGCTGGTTGTTCTCTTCGGCCTACTATCTGGCTAAAGATTACAACGACTACCGCTACGAACAGGCCACCGCACAACTGGCCAAACGTTATCATCTCGGCCCAACGGAACTGGAGCTGCGCGCCATGATTGAACACAACCTCTCGGGTGATCCCGTCGTCTTCGACGAGAACCTCTACCGCGACAACAGCCGATACTGGTTTTCCGTGGCGATAAACTTCTGACAGGCGTCGTCATGAGGCCATGGCGGCCCGCACTGGTTGTCCTGCTACTGTGCCTGGCGGCGCAGGGTGTGGGCGCGGCCGGTGTGAAGCTGGCGGTCACGGGGGCTTCTGACGGTTTCCGGGAACGCTTCAGTGTCGCGCTTGATGAGGAGCTGGGGCAGCTGTCCGGTGACGACATCAGTTGGGTCGAGCCGCGCAAGGCTGATCTCACGCTGGCGCTGGGCGACAACGCCTTCCGCGACGCCCTGACGCTGCGCCGTCCGGTGCTGGGCCTGTTTGTCAGCCGCGACGTGGCGCTGGAAGCCTTCACGGCCGGCTGCGGCTGCAGTGCCTTCTTCAGTGAAACGGATCCGATCCGGCAACTGCGCCTGGCGCGTTTGCTGTTTCCCGGCGCCTACCGCATCGGTGTGCTCACCAGCCCCGGCAGCGCCTGGGTGAGCGGCTTGCTGGGCCCCTATGCCGAAAGCCGCGAGATCACGCTGGTGCACAGTGAAGTCGTGGACAGCAATGCGCTGGCACGGGAGTTGCCTCGCCTGTTGTCGCAGGTGGATGTGTTGCTCGCGGTGAACGACCCGCAGCTTTATACCGCAGGCACGGCGCGGCTGGTCCTGCTGACCAGCTACCGCCAGAACAAGCCTGTCATCGGTCCGGACGAACTGTTCGTGCAGGCCGGCAGCGTTGCCACGACCTTCACCTCCGGTGAAGACATGGTGCTGCAGGCGGCCCGTGCCGTGGCGGACTACAACAACCGTGGCCGGCTGCCGCCGCCGGATTTCGCCACGGCGTTTTCCGTTCAGGTGAACCAGCACGTGGCGCGTTCCTATGGCGTGCCGGTACTCGATGAACAGACTCTGTGGCAGCAACTGGAGGCCGGCGAGTGAAACCCATGCGCTCTCTGCAACAGCAACTCCAGGTGCTGGGCATCCTGCCCGCGCTGATTCTGCTGGTGCTGCTGTTGGGTCTGCTGACCTGGCAACGCTTTGGCGATGCGGCAGCCGAACTCGACGGCAAAGGCCGTTTCATCGTGCGTCATCTGGCGTCCTCGTCCGAATACGGTGTGTTGTCCGGCAACTACGAAGATTTGCGTCAACAGGCGCGGCTGGCACTGCAGGACCCGGAAGTACGCTACGTGCTGTACACCGATACCGATGGCCAGGTGCTGCTTTATCAGGGAACCGACGATGCCGTGACGCAGCCGGAAGAGCGGCAGGAATCACTGCGCACCTACCGGGCCCGCATCTATCGCCAGCCGCTGTTCTTTGCGCCCGAGTTCAGTGATGCGATCCCGGCCCCGCCGGCGCGGCCGGAAGTGATTGGTGAAGTCAGCCTGGGCCTCTCCAACGCGTCTGTGGCGGCCCGCCAGCGGGAAATCCTGCTGGCCAGCCTGGCGCCGGCCGTGGCGGCAGTGATCGTGGCATTGTGGATTGCTGCCCGGCTGGCGCGCACCATCTCGGTGCCGATCAACCGGCTGTCGCGGCTGGTGCGGGTGATCCGTGGTGGCGGTTACCACGTGCGCGGCGCCAGCCCGCTGCAGGGTGAACTGGCCGGCCTGCAGAACGACATCAACGAACTGGCCGCCGCGCTGGAGCGCGCCCGGCGCGAGCAGGATGCGGCCATGGATGAATTGCGCGAGGCGCGTCAGCGGGCCGAAGCCGCCAGCCAGGCCAAGAGCGGGTTCCTGGCGATGATGAGCCACGAACTGCGCACCCCCATGAACGGCGTGCTCGGCATGCTGCAACTGATGGAAACCACAGCGCTCAGCCGCGAACAGCAGGAATACGCCTCGGCGGCGGTGGAATCCACCAACCACCTGCTCGAAGTGATCAACGACATCCTCGATTTTTCCCGTATCGAATCCGGACGCATGGACATTGAGCAGTTGTTCTTCGCTCCGGAAGAACTGGTGCGCAACTGCATCGCCAATTTCCGTTATCTGGCCGAACAGAAAGGGCTGGTACTGGCGCTGGACGGCATCGAATCACTGGCCAACCTGGAAGTGCGCTCCGACCCGACCCGCATGCGCCAGGTGCTCAGTAACCTGGTCGCCAACGCGATCAAGTTCACCGACCAGGGCAGCGTCACGGTGCGCGCCGGGTGCGAGCTGGTGCACGGCAGCAGCCGTGTGGAGCTGTTCCTGTCAGTGAGCGACACCGGCATCGGCATCGCCCGGGACAAGCTCGAGGGCCTGTTCGACGCCTTCTCGCAGGTGGATTCCTCCACCTCACGCCGCTACGGCGGCGCCGGCCTCGGGCTGGCCATCTCCCGGCGCCTGTGCACCATGCTCGGCGGCCGGCTGGAAGTGGACTCGGCGCCGGGGCAGGGCACCTGCTTCACCGCCACCTTCGTCGTCGACAGCCGCCCCCGGGCGCTGGTGCGCGCCGGCAACGGCAGCGAAGAGCGGGTGCTGGAGCTCAAGGGCCGGGTTCTGCTGGTGGAAGACAACGCGGTCAATCGCATGGTGGCGCAGCGCATGCTCAGCGGCACCGGGCTGGATACCGTCACTGCCGAGAACGGCGAACAGGCGCTGGCGCTGCTGGAGCAGGAGGACTTCGACTGCGTGCTGATGGACATCCAGATGCCGGTGCTCGATGGCCTGGAGGCCACCCGGCAACTGCGCAGCCGCGAGCGCAAGACCAGCCGCCGCCGCACACCGGTGATTGCCCTGACCGCCAATGCCCTGTCCGGCGAGCGGGAACGATGCCTGGCGGTCGGCATGGACGATTATCTGGCCAAGCCGTTCCAGCGGCGCAAGCTGCTGTACATGGTGGCCCGTTACCTCCCGGGCAGCCCACTGGCGCTGTAGGGAGCGGCTCGCCTAGCGCGGATCCTGCGTAGGATGAACTGCCAGCACCTCGGATTCCATTTCCCCGTCGGCCAGCCGCGTGCGTAACCGGTCGCCGGATTGCACCGCTGCCACGGAGCGCAGCGCCGTATCCCCCACGAAACTGATGCTGTAGCCGCGCCCCAGCGTTGCCAGCGGGCTGGCGGTATGCAGCCGCTGCCCCAGTTGCGCCAGTTCCCGCTGTGTCTGCTTCAGTTGCCGGGGAGCGGGCAGCACCAGCCGGCGGGCGAGGGCGTCCAGGGTCTGCTGGCGGCGGGCCAGCAGCGCAGAAGGGTTCTGCGCCTGCAGCCGGCGCGACAATTGATGCGCCTGCTGGCCTGCCAGTGCCAGCTGATGGCGCATTTGCCGTTGCAGCCGGGCGTCCAGTTCATCCAGTTGCTGGGCGTGCTGCTCCAGCCGCTCACGCGGGTGGCGCAGCCGGCGGCGCACCGCAGTCAGGCGCTCGGCCTGTTGCAGCAGATGTAACTGCACCTGCCGCGCCAGCCGGCGCTGCGCCACCTTCAGGCGGTCCGTGAACAATGTCAGGTCTGGCCCGACAAGCTCGGCCGCGGCGGAAGGCGTAGGCGCACGCATATCGGCGGCGAAATCGGTCAGGCCGGTATCCACCTCGTGGCCCACCGCCGAGACAACCGGAATGCCGCTGGCGGCCACGTCCCGTGCCAGTTGCTCATCATTGAAGGCCCACAGGTCTTCCAGCGAGCCGCCACCCCGGGCCAGGATCAGCACATCGCACTCCTGGCGCGCATTGGCCAGCGCCAGCGCGGCGCGCAACTGGGCGGGCGCGTCCCGGCCCTGCACGGCGGCGGGGTAGATCAGCACCGGAATCTGCGGGCAGCGGCGTTTGAGCACATGCAGGATGTCGCGGATCACTGCACCGCTGGGCGAGGTGATCACGCCGATCTGGCGCGGCAGCGCCGGCAGCGGGCGCTTGCGGTCGCTCTCGAACAGCCCCTCGGCGCGCAGTTTTTCCTTCAACGCCTCGAACTGCTGGCGCAGGCGGCCTTCACCGGCTTCTTCCATGTGCTCTACCACCAGCTGGAAGCTGCCGCGTGGCACATACAGCGTGATCCGTGCGCGCACCAGCACCTGCTGGCCATTGCGGGGCGTGAACCGCAACATCTGGTTGCGATTGCGGAACATGGCCGCCGTTACCTGAGCGCGGTCATCCTTGAGACTGAAGTACAGGTGGCCGGACGCCGGGCGCGACAGATTGGACAGCTCCGCCTCCAGCCAGATCAGCGGAAAACTGCCTTCCAGCAGGCCCTGGGCCTCCAGATTCAGGCGGCTGACGGTGTAGACACGCCGTTCCGCCGTGGGGTGGCCAGCGAGGATATCGGGGTCAATGCTCATGGCGGCAAAGTCTACCTGCTTCCGGCACGGCGCGCGCGGACAGTGGATTGACATTTACCCGCAACCCGCCAACCCCTATAATTGTCCGCTTAATTTTCGCCCACTAGCTACGGTGCCTTATGCTCAGAATTGTGCAAGAAGCACTGACATTCGACGACGTTCTTCTGGTACCCGCCTACTCCGAAGTGCTGCCCAAGGATGTCTGTCTCAAGACCCGCCTGACCCGCGAGATCAGCCTCAACATCCCGCTGGTGTCCGCCGCCATGGATACCGTCACCGAACACCGCCTGGCCATCGGCATGGCCCAGGAAGGCGGCATCGGCATCTTGCACAAGAACATGGAAGTGGAAGACCAGGCGCGCCATGTGCGCATGGTGAAAAAGTATGAGAGCGGTGTGGTGAAAGACCCGATCACAGTGAGTTCGGACACCACTGTGGCCGAGCTGCTGCGCATCACCGAGTCGCACAACATTTCCGGCGTGCCGGTGGTGGAAGGCGACAACGTCGTCGGTATCGTCACCAGCCGTGACACCCGGTTCGTGACCGAATACAACCAGCCGGTGGCGGCCGTGATGACCGGCAAGGACCGCCTGGTGACCGTGCGCGAAGGCGCCAGCGCCGACGAAGTACAGCAACTGCTGCACCGTCATCGCATCGAAAAAGTCCTGGTGGTCAACGAAGCCGGCGCCCTGCGCGGCCTGATCACCGTGAAGGACATCGAAAAGGCCACCAACTATCCGAATGCCTGCAAGGATTCCCAGGGCCGTCTGCGTGTGGGCGCGGCCGTAGGCACCGGTGCTGACAGCGAAGCGCGTGTCGAAGCACTGGTGGATGCCGGCGTGGACGTGATCGTGGTGGATACCGCCCACGGCCATTCCCGTGGCGTGATCGAACGCGTGGCCTGGATCAAGAAACACTTCCCGCACATTCAGGTGGTTGGCGGCAACATCGCCACAGCTGCTGCGGCCGTGGCACTCGTGGAAGCCGGCGCTGACGCGGTGAAAGTCGGCATCGGCCCCGGTTCCATCTGCACCACCCGCATCGTCGCCGGTATCGGCGTGCCGCAGATCACGGCCGTTTCCGAAGTGGCCGACGCGCTGGCGAAATATGATGTGCCGCTGATTTCCGACGGGGGTATCCGCTTCTCCGGCGACGTCTCTAAAGCCGTTGCCGCCGGTGCAAGCTGCATCATGATCGGCTCACTGCTGGCCGGCACCGAAGAGGCGCCGGGTGAAGTGGAACTGTTCCAGGGCGGTTACTACAAGGCCTACCGTGGCATGGGCTCGCTCGGCGCCATGTCCGGCAAATCCAACTCCAGCGACCGCTACTTCCAGGATGCGGCCGCCGGCGTGGAAAAACTGGTACCGGAAGGCATCGAAGGCCGTGTGCCCTACAAAGGCCCGATGACCAACATCGTGCACCAGCTGATGGGCGGCCTGCGGGCGTCCATGGGCTACACCGGTTGCCGTGACATCGACGAAATGCGCACCAAACCGCAGTTCGTGAAGATTACCGGCGCCGGCATGAAGGAATCCCACGTCCATGACGTGACCATCACCAAGGAAGCACCGAACTACCCGGTGGGGTGAAACAGTACATAGCCCCTGGCAGGTCGAAGGCAAAATCGGTCGGGCTGGCTCCGGCCGTTTTTGCTTTCTGATCCACGGTAAACAAGCCATTGAACGCGCCCGGCCAACGCCGGGCACCCGAGATGAACACGACGCCTGTCGTCGCAGCGGATTGCAGACCATGAAAGACATTCATTCCCAGCGCATCCTGATTCTGGATTTCGGCTCGCAGTACACCCAACTGATCGCCCGCCGCGTGCGCGAGATCGGCGTCTATTGCGAAATCCGGGCCTTCGATATGGATGACGCGGAAATCCGCGCCTTCGACCCGGCCGGCGTGATTCTTTCCGGTGGCCCGGAAACCGTGACCATGACCGAAACCCCGCGCGCCCCGCAGCGCGTGTTCGAACTCGGCGTGCCGGTGCTGGGCATCTGCTACGGCATGCAGACCATGGCCTCGCAACTCGGTGGCGCTGTCATCAACGGCGAAAAACACGAATTCGGCTACGCCCGCGTCGAAAAACGCGAGCCCAACAGCCTGCTCGACGGCATCGTCGATCACGAAGAGGACGCCCGCAATTTCCTCGACGTCTGGATGAGCCACGGCGACCGCGTCGACGGCGTGCCCGGTGGCTTCGTCATTGCGGCCAGCACCGACTCCTGCCCGATCGCCGCCATGGCCGACGACGAACGCCGCTTCTACGGCGTGCAATTCCACCCGGAAGTGACTCACACGCTTCAGGGCGGCCGCCTGCTGGAGCGCTTCGTGCGCGATATCTGCCAGTGCGAAAAACTCTGGACCCCGGACAACATCATCGAAGATGCCATCGCCCAGATTCGCGAACTGGTGCGCGATGAAGAAGTGATCCTCGGCCTCTCCGGTGGTGTTGATTCCTCCGTCGTCGCCGCGCTGCTGCACAAGGCCATCGGCGAACAGCTCACCTGCGTGTTCGTGGATAACGGCCTGCTGCGTCACCGCGAAGGCGACCAGGTGATGGAAATGTTCGCCGAGAACATGGGCGTCAAAGTCATTCGCGTCGATGCCGAAGACATTTTCCTGAGCAAACTCGCAGGCGTGAGCGACCCGGAGCAGAAACGCAAGATCATCGGCAACACCTTCATCGATATCTTCGATGCCGAAGCCGCCAAGCTGGCAAACGCCCACTGGCTGGCCCAGGGCACCATCTACCCGGACGTGATCGAATCCGCCGCCAGCAAAACCGGCAAGGCACACGTGATCAAATCCCACCACAACGTGGGCGGCCTGCCCGAGCACATGAAACTCAAACTGGTCGAGCCCCTGCGCGAACTGTTCAAGGACGAAGTGCGCAAAATCGGCCTGGAACTGGGCCTGCCCTACGACATGGTCTACCGCCATCCTTTCCCTGGCCCCGGCCTGGGCGTGCGCATCCTCGGCGAAGTGAAAAAGGAATACGCCGACACCCTGCGCCTGGCGGACGATATCTTCATCACCGAACTGCATGCCGCCGGCCTGTATCACAAGACCAGTCAGGCATTTACCGTGTTCCTGCCAGTGAAGTCGGTGGGCGTGGTGGGCGATGCCCGTCGGTATGAATATGTGGTGGCGTTGCGTGCGGTGGAAACCATCGACTTCATGACGGCGCGTTGGGCGCATTTGCCGTATGAGTTTCTGGAGAAGGTGTCGAGCCGGATTATCAATGAAATTCCGGGGATCAGCCGGGTGACGTACGATGTGTCGTCGAAGCCGCCGGCGACGATTGAGTGGGAGTGACGGGCACTGGCTGGCAATGTCTAGCAACGGCAGGCATTTCGGCTGAGGGTAAAAGAACTTTCCGCTAAGCGATAGACTGTATGTAAACACAGTATTGCAAGGACGCGGAACATGCCTCATGTGGCGGCCAGGACGGCCAGCCGGGATCGGGATACTGGTCGTTACCAGAGCCACCGACCCGAGCAAACCCTTCTCTATCAGATCGTTGACGAGTATTACCCGGCATTCGCTGCGCTTATGGCAGAGCAGGGAAAGGAATTGCCGGGCTATGTGCAACGGGAATTTGAAGAATTTCTCCAATGCGGGCGGCTGGAGCATGGCTTTCTACGGGTTCGCTGCGAGTCTTGCCACGCCGAGCACCTGGTCGCTTTCAGCTGTAAGCGTCGCGGTTTCTGCCCGAGCTGTGGGGCGCGGCGGATGGCCGAAAGTGCCGCCTTGCTGGTTGATGAAGTACTGCCTGAACAACCCATGCGTCAGTGGGTGTTGAGCTTCCCGTTTCAGCTGCGTTTCCTGTTTGCCAGCCGGCCCGAGATCATGGGGTGGGTGCTGGGCATCGTTTACCGCGTCATTGCCACGCACCTGGTCAAGAAAGCGGGCCATACC is from Isoalcanivorax pacificus W11-5 and encodes:
- the guaA gene encoding glutamine-hydrolyzing GMP synthase, whose translation is MKDIHSQRILILDFGSQYTQLIARRVREIGVYCEIRAFDMDDAEIRAFDPAGVILSGGPETVTMTETPRAPQRVFELGVPVLGICYGMQTMASQLGGAVINGEKHEFGYARVEKREPNSLLDGIVDHEEDARNFLDVWMSHGDRVDGVPGGFVIAASTDSCPIAAMADDERRFYGVQFHPEVTHTLQGGRLLERFVRDICQCEKLWTPDNIIEDAIAQIRELVRDEEVILGLSGGVDSSVVAALLHKAIGEQLTCVFVDNGLLRHREGDQVMEMFAENMGVKVIRVDAEDIFLSKLAGVSDPEQKRKIIGNTFIDIFDAEAAKLANAHWLAQGTIYPDVIESAASKTGKAHVIKSHHNVGGLPEHMKLKLVEPLRELFKDEVRKIGLELGLPYDMVYRHPFPGPGLGVRILGEVKKEYADTLRLADDIFITELHAAGLYHKTSQAFTVFLPVKSVGVVGDARRYEYVVALRAVETIDFMTARWAHLPYEFLEKVSSRIINEIPGISRVTYDVSSKPPATIEWE